From Toxorhynchites rutilus septentrionalis strain SRP chromosome 2, ASM2978413v1, whole genome shotgun sequence, a single genomic window includes:
- the LOC129768392 gene encoding retinol dehydrogenase 14 isoform X1 — protein sequence MACRNMETAKQARDEIKAESKNPNLIIKYVDVSSLKSVREFAKDIIDTEQVIDVLIHNAGVAQGYFNRPTADGLEFTMATNYYGPFLLTHLLIEPLKRSQQGRIVVVSSKLYRYAGVKRDLSNINPLNYFSLFPVHLYNLSKFVEIMFTQELARRLEGTRVTANCLHPGVIDTGIWRNIPFPISLLFKPIQMCFRTPEEGARTTVYLTISPDVEQISGQYFRNCKVTELNQRVQDKEIQGKLWDASRVLVKLTEDDSRI from the coding sequence ATGAAATAAAAGCTGAGTCGAAAAATCCGAACCTTATCATCAAATACGTCGACGTCAGTTCATTGAAGTCGGTCCGAGAGTTCGCAAAGGACATCATCGACACGGAGCAGGTGATCGATGTTCTCATTCATAACGCTGGTGTGGCACAAGGGTACTTCAATCGGCCAACCGCCGATGGACTGGAATTCACCATGGCTACCAATTACTATGGACCGTTCTTGTTGACGCATCTGTTAATCGAACCCCTGAAACGTTCGCAACAGGGTCGAATTGTGGTGGTATCTTCGAAACTTTACCGCTACGCCGGAGTTAAACGAGATCTGAGTAACATCAACCCGCTGAACTATTTCTCCCTGTTTCCGGTTCATTTGTACAATCTGTCCAAGTTTGTTGAGATCATGTTCACCCAGGAGTTGGCTCGACGTCTAGAGGGAACCCGTGTCACGGCCAACTGCTTGCATCCAGGGGTGATCGATACGGGTATCTGGCGCAATATCCCATTCCCGATAAGTCTACTGTTTAAACCCATTCAGATGTGCTTCCGGACGCCGGAAGAAGGTGCCAGGACGACGGTTTATTTGACCATTTCGCCTGATGTAGAACAGATTAGTGGACAGTACTTTCGCAATTGTAAAGTGACGGAACTCAACCAGCGAGTACAAGATAAGGAGATACAGGGTAAACTTTGGGATGCCTCTCGAGTTTTGGTGAAACTAACAGAGGATGATTCTAGGATTTAG